The following are from one region of the Sorghum bicolor cultivar BTx623 chromosome 2, Sorghum_bicolor_NCBIv3, whole genome shotgun sequence genome:
- the LOC110432428 gene encoding uncharacterized protein LOC110432428: protein MHFISAIPKLTGQNYVLWREELDAALALAEIDLALQEPKPTEPEEPERAQNETDEAFANRKRDFAPIRAKYDLEKYKWEKSNRKCKIVIKKTITEGLRGAIPECETAKEYLEKVKNQFTGSTKAHASTLIQKLTNMRFTGGSVREHILSMSTMAAKLEKLKMPLADGFLIHLALNSLPKEYETFVVNYNTQPEEWDLEKVIAMCVQEEERLKNANGGSVNFVKGKNKKPFYNKKAPDASTSQNKGGSTSQPKAHPKQDNQHKQEDPDRCRWCNETGHWKHDCPKFMKHCLVKGIQWRENPSKRRKTD from the exons ATGCACTTCATCAGTGCAATCCCAAAGCTGACGGGGCAGAACTATGTTCTGTGGCGCGAGGAACTTGATGCTGCTCTAGCACTTGCTGAGATAGATTTGGCTCTTCAGGAGCCAAAGCCCACTGAGCCAGAGGAGCCCGAAAGGGCTCAGAATGAGACCGATGAAGCTTTTGCTAATCGGAAGCGAGACTTTGCTCCCATCAGAGCAAAGTATGATCTTGAGAAGTACAAGTGGGAAAAGTCAAACCGCAAGTGCAAGATTGTCATCAAGAAAACCATCACAGAGGGCCTAAGAGGTGCCATCCCAGAATGTGAGACAGCAAAAGAATACCTTGAGAAAGTGAAGAATCAGTTTACTGGTTCCACCAAAGCCCATGCTTCCACCCTGATCCAGAAACTCACTAACATGAGGTTCACAGGGGGGAGTGTGAGAGAGCACATTCTGAGCATGAGCACCATGGCAGCCAAGTTAGAGAAGCTAAAGATGCCCCTTGCTGATGGTTTCCTCATTCACCTAGCTCTAAACTCACTTCCTAAAGAGTATGAGACATTTGTTGTTAACTACAACACACAGCCAGAGGAGTGGGATTTAGAGAAGGTGATTGCTATGTGTGTGCAAGAGGAAGAAAGGCTCAAGAATGCAAATGGTGGTTCTGTGAACTTTGTGAAaggaaagaacaagaagccaTTCTACAACAAGAAAGCTCCAGATGCCTCCACCTCCCAGAACAAGGGAGGAAGCACTTCACAGCCTAAAGCACACCCAAAGCAAGACAACCAGCACAAGCAGGAGGACCCGGATCGCTGTAGATGGTGTAATGAGACAGGGCATTGGAAGCATGACTGCCCTAAGTTCATGAAACATTGCCTAGTGAAAG GGATTCAGTGGAGGGAGAACCCTTCAAAGAGGAGAAAGACAGATTAA
- the LOC8084114 gene encoding probable mixed-linked glucan synthase 9 encodes MVVIVQFFIWRFRHRNSDSMVLWWVTVVGDFWFAVSWLLNQASKLNPIRRVPNLALLNQHFDPPTATPSGGGSSCSQLPGVDVFINTVDPVDEPVLCTMNSVLSILATDYPVDRHATYLSDDGGSLVHYEALLETAKFAALWTPFCRKHRVEPRAPESYFAATADGPYAGDAPGEFVGDRRHVRQEYEELKARVDALFTVIPQRSEAKQGGDHATYMADGTHWAGTWIEPAENHKKGHHAAIVQVILNHPGDEPQLGTPASSSSALDFSAVDVRLPMLVYIAREKRPGYDHQKKAGAMNVQLRVSALLSNAPFIINFDCDHYINNSGAFRAAMCFMVDPRHGDDTAFVQFPQRFDDVDPTDRYCNHNRVFFDATSLGLNGIQGPSYVGTGCMFRRVALYGADPPRWQQPGDGASKLLDNNPRRQFGGSMPFITSVTLAAHQERPLTPPASLDDERLVAELADVATCAYEDGTEWGDGVGWVYNIATEDVVTGFRVHRKGWRSMYCAMEPDAFRGTAPINLTERLHQILRWSGGSLDMFFSRNSPLLAGRRLHPMQRAAYTNMTAYPISAAFIFVYDLLPLMWLPGDGEFYIQKPFQTYALYMFVGIAMMEVSGMVEIKWAGLTLLDWCRNEQFYMIGATGVYPAAVLHSLLRLVGLKGIPFKLTSKLVSASGGGVAAGERFAELYQVQWTPLLVPTVLVIAVNVAAIGVAVGRAAAFGWSFAQVAGAASGLLFNVWVLLLLYPFALGIMGRWSKRTYLLFVLLVAMLVIIASAYVAVLAVVAPGSVAAL; translated from the exons ATGGTTGTCATCGTCCAGTTTTTCATCTGGCGCTTTAGGCACCGGAACTCGGACAGCATGGTCCTCTGGTGGGTCACGGTGGTCGGCGACTTCTGGTTCGCCGTCAGCTGGCTGCTGAACCAGGCCTCCAAGCTCAACCCCATCCGGCGCGTCCCCAACCTCGCGCTCCTCAACCAACACTTTGATCCTCCCACGGCCACTCCCAGCGGCGGTGGCAGCTCCTGCAGCCAGCTCCCGGGCGTCGACGTGTTCATCAACACCGTGGACCCCGTGGACGAGCCCGTGCTCTGCACCATGAACTCCGTCCTGTCCATCCTCGCCACGGACTACCCAGTGGACAGGCACGCGACGTACCTCTCCGACGACGGCGGGTCGCTCGTCCACTACGAGGCGCTGCTCGAGACGGCGAAGTTCGCCGCGCTGTGGACGCCGTTCTGCCGGAAGCACCGCGTCGAGCCGAGGGCACCCGAGAGCTACTTCGCGGCGACGGCGGACGGGCCGTACGCTGGGGACGCGCCAGGGGAGTTCGTCGGCGACCGTCGGCACGTCCGCCAGGAGTACGAGGAGTTGAAGGCTCGGGTGGATGCGCTGTTCACCGTCATTCCCCAGAGGTCGGAGGCCAAACAAGGTGGTGACCATGCGACGTACATGGCCGATGGGACGCATTGGGCTGGCACCTGGATTGAGCCGgctgaaaaccacaagaaaggaCACCACGCCGCCATTGTCCAG GTTATTTTGAACCATCCCGGCGACGAGCCTCAGCTTGGcacgccggcgagctcctccAGCGCTCTGGACTTCAGCGCCGTGGACGTGCGCCTCCCTATGCTGGTGTACATCGCGCGTGAAAAGCGGCCGGGGTACGACCACCAGAAGAAGGCCGGCGCCATGAACGTGCAGCTGCGTGTCTCGGCGCTGCTCTCCAACGCGCCCTTCATCATCAACTTCGACTGCGACCACTACATCAACAACTCCGGTGCGTTCCGCGCCGCCATGTGCTTCATGGTCGACCCTCGCCACGGCGACGACACCGCCTTCGTCCAGTTCCCGCAGCGCTTCGACGACGTCGACCCTACGGACCGGTACTGCAACCACAACCGCGTCTTCTTCGACGCCACCTCCCTCGGCCTCAACGGCATCCAGGGGCCTTCCTACGTCGGCACCGGCTGCATGTTCCGGCGCGTCGCGCTCTACGGCGCCGACCCGCCCCGGTGGCAGCAGCCCGGCGACGGCGCCTCCAAGCTCCTGGACAACAACCCCCGCAGGCAGTTCGGCGGCTCCATGCCGTTCATCACCTCTGTGACCCTGGCCGCGCACCAGGAACGGCCCCTCACGCCGCCAGCGTCGCTCGACGACGAGCGGCTCGTGGCGGAGTTGGCCGACGTCGCGACCTGCGCGTACGAGGACGGGACGGAGTGGGGCGACGGCGTCGGGTGGGTGTACAACATCGCGACGGAGGACGTGGTGACCGGCTTCCGGGTGCACCGGAAGGGGTGGCGGTCCATGTACTGCGCCATGGAGCCCGACGCGTTCCGGGGCACGGCGCCGATCAACCTCACGGAGCGCCTCCACCAGATCCTGCGCTGGTCGGGGGGCTCCCTGGACATGTTCTTCTCCCGCAACTCGCCGCTCCTAGCCGGCCGGCGGCTCCACCCGATGCAGCGCGCCGCCTACACCAACATGACGGCCTACCCAATCTCGGCGGCTTTCATCTTCGTCTACGACCTTCTCCCGCTGATGTGGCTCCCCGGCGACGGCGAGTTCTACATACAGAAGCCGTTCCAGACCTACGCGCTGTACATGTTCGTCGGCATCGCCATGATGGAGGTGAGCGGCATGGTGGAGATCAAGTGGGCGGGGCTGACGCTGCTGGACTGGTGCCGGAACGAGCAGTTCTACATGATCGGCGCGACGGGCGTGTACCCGGCGGCGGTGCTGCACAGCCTGCTCAGGCTCGTCGGCCTCAAGGGCATTCCGTTCAAGCTGACGTCGAAGCTGGTGTccgcgagcggcggcggcgttgccGCGGGGGAGAGGTTTGCGGAGCTCTACCAAGTGCAGTGGACGCCGCTGCTGGTGCCGACCGTGCTGGTGATCGCCGTGAACGTCGCCGCCATCGGCGTGGCCgtcggcagggcggccgccttCGGGTGGTCGTTCGCGCAGGTCGCCGGCGCGGCGAGCGGGCTGCTTTTCAACGTgtgggtgctgctgctgctgtaccCGTTCGCGCTCGGGATCATGGGGCGATGGAGCAAGAGGACCTACCTGCTCTTCGTCCTGCTCGTGGCCATGCTCGTTATCATCGCGTCCGCGTACGTCGCGGTCCTGGCGGTAGTTGCTCCAGGTTCTGTGGCGGCGCTCTGA
- the LOC8081732 gene encoding probable mixed-linked glucan synthase 3 yields the protein MSSPGANGGAAREDDDPTGLGEPLLTNDDAGGGFHPETLATVVVATTTTAPNGGNAKVMKGSMKAEAKDDRYWVDVHREVTAAADLENGGDGGRPLMFREKKVKPALLYPYRTLILIRLIAVILFIGWRIKHNNSDVMWFWTTSVVADVWFAFSWLLYQMPKFNPIKRSPDLDALRQYYDLPDGDSILPAIDVFVTTADPIDEPVLYTMNSILSILAVDYPIDRYACYLSDDSGTLIEYDALAETAKFAALWAPFCRKHSIEPRAPESYFQREGMIYNGKSPSEFINDYRHVNVEYQRYKARLEMLTSTIRERSNFYNNIKTTKGDVNATWMANGTQWPGTWLEPIDNHRKGHHEGVVQVVLEPPNGGKTQHDNIVNPLNFDGIDARLPMLVYMARGKSPCYDHNKKAGNLNAQLRVSALLSNAPFVINFDCDHYINDSRALQAAMCFMLDSREGDNIAFVQFPQRFENVDPTDRYGNHNRVFFDGAMYALNGIQGPSYLGTGCMFRRLALYGIDPPRWRPNDILVDSSKFGNSIPFLNSVLQSLKQESHISPLNLDDSFIAEMMLVISSSFDIGTDWGRGVGYIYEMATEDMVTGFRIHKQGWHSMYCTMDVDTFCGTAPINLTERLYQIVRWAGGSVEMFFSHNNPLLAGCRLHPMQRIVYLNYNIYPITSLFLLLYALCPVMWLLPEEILIQRPFTRYVVFLIIIIALIHTIGIMEIKWAGTKWLDWWRNEQFFMIASLSAYPTALLHIVVKLLTRGKGIRFRVTSKQTKVEDNEDKYAEMYEMRWVPMLIPAMVALFSNTMAIGVAIGKAIVYGGVWPKTQRLHAMLGLLFNVWLMILLQPFALALIGRWSKKPSILFILFPVAFVVFALVYICVHVFVVNFFPSMEI from the exons ATGTCTTCGCCTGGAGCCAACGGAGGAGCGGCTCGCGAGGACGACGATCCCACCGGCCTCGGCGAGCCGCTGCTCACGAACGACGATGCCGGCGGCGGGTTTCACCCCGAAACGCTAGCCACAGTGGTCGTGGCCACCACCACTACTGCACCCAACGGCGGCAATGCCAAAGTGATGAAGGGTTCCATGAAGGCGGAGGCGAAGGACGACAGGTACTGGGTGGATGTCCACCGAGAGGTAACAGCTGCGGCGGACCTGGAGAACGGCGGCGACGGTGGCCGGCCGCTCATGTTCCGAGAAAAGAAGGTCAAGCCAGCCCTCCTGTACCCCTACAG GACACTAATTCTAATACGCCTCATCGCCGTTATCTTATTCATCGGATGGCGTATCAAGCACAATAACTCCGACGTCATGTGGTTTTGGACGACCTCTGTCGTCGCCGATGTCTGGTTCGCCTTCTCGTGGCTGCTCTACCAGATGCCGAAGTTCAATCCCATCAAAAGGTCCCCTGACCTGGATGCTCTACGACAGTACTACGACCTCCCTGATGGCGACTCCATCCTTCCAGCCATTGATGTCTTTGTCACCACCGCTGACCCCATCGATGAACCGGTGTTGTACACTATGAATTCTATCCTTTCCATCCTCGCCGTTGACTACCCCATTGATAGGTATGCATGCTACCTATCTGATGATAGTGGCACACTGATCGAATATGATGCTTTGGCTGAGACGGCAAAATTTGCCGCTTTGTGGGCACCCTTCTGCCGGAAGCACTCAATTGAGCCGAGAGCTCCAGAAAGCTACTTCCAGCGAGAGGGGATGATCTACAACGGCAAATCACCGAGTGAGTTCATTAATGACTATAGGCATGTGAACGTGGAGTATCAACGGTATAAGGCAAGGTTGGAAATGCTCACCAGCACTATTAGAGAGAGATCGAACTTCTATAACAATATCAAAACAACAAAAGGGGATGTAAACGCGACTTGGATGGCGAACGGGACACAGTGGCCAGGAACATGGCTTGAGCCAATAGACAATCATAGGAAAggacatcatgaaggagttgtTCAG GTTGTGCTAGAGCCTCCAAATGGTGGTAAGACACAACATGACAATATTGTGAACCCACTCAATTTTGATGGCATTGATGCACGCCTCCCAATGCTTGTCTACATGGCTCGTGGAAAGAGCCCATGTTATGACCACAATAAGAAGGCGGGTAACTTGAATGCCCAACTACGGGTTTCTGCTCTACTCTCTAATgcaccctttgtcatcaatttcgacTGTGATCACTACATCAATGACTCTCGAGCTTTGCAAGCTGCTATGTGCTTCATGCTAGACTCAAGGGAAGGAGATAACATAGCCTTCGTTCAATTCCCCCAACGTTTTGAAAATGTTGACCCAACAGACAGATATGGAAACCACAATAGGGTTTTCTTTGATGGAGCTATGTATGCCCTAAATGGTATCCAAGGACCTTCTTATCTCGGCACTGGTTGCATGTTTCGCCGCCTTGCGCTCTATGGTATTGACCCACCACGCTGGAGACCTAATGACATTCTGGTTGATAGTAGCAAGTTTGGTAACTCCATACCCTTCTTGAACTCAGTGTTACAATCCTTAAAACAAGAAAGCCACATCTCACCGCTAAACCTAGATGACTCATTTATTGCTGAGATGATGCTGGTCATATCATCTTCCTTTGATATAGGGACAGACTGGGGGAGGGGTGTTGGGTATATATATGAGATGGCAACTGAGGATATGGTGACTGGCTTTCGCATCCACAAGCAAGGGTGGCACTCCATGTATTGCACCATGGATGTGGATACATTCTGTGGCACTGCACCAATCAACCTAACTGAGCGTCTCTACCAAATTGTTCGATGGGCCGGTGGTTCTGTAGAGATGTTCTTCTCCCATAACAACCCATTATTAGCTGGATGTCGGCTCCACCCAATGCAACGGATTGTATACCTCAATTATAATATCTACCCTATCACATCACTTTTTCTCCTACTCTACGCATTATGCCCAGTGATGTGGCTTCTCCCCGAGGAAATACTGATCCAGAGACCATTTACTCGATATGTTGTATTCCTCATCATTATCATTGCATTAATTCATACCATAGGCATCATGGAGATAAAGTGGGCGGGTACCAAATGGCTAGATTGGTGGCGCAATGAACAGTTCTTCATGATTGCCTCATTGAGCGCGTACCCAACGGCGTTGTTGCACATTGTTGTGAAGCTCCTCACAAGGGGTAAGGGGATCCGCTTTAGGGTCACCTCGAAGCAAACAAAGGTAGAGGACAATGAAGACAAGTATGCTGAGATGTACGAGATGCGCTGGGTACCTATGTTGATCCCAGCTATGGTGGCCCTGTTCTCTAACACCATGGCTATCGGCGTGGCCATAGGAAAAGCAATCGTGTATGGTGGGGTATGGCCTAAGACACAACGTTTGCATGCGATGCTAGGCCTGTTGTTTAATGTGTGGCTCATGATTCTCCTCCAACCATTTGCTTTGGCACTCATAGGACGTTGGAGCAAGAAGCCTAGCATCCTTTTCATCTTGTTTCCAGTGGCATTTGTGGTCTTTGCACTGGTGTACATTTGTGTTCATGTTTTTGTTGTCAATTTCTTTCCATCCATGgagatatag